The proteins below are encoded in one region of Saccopteryx leptura isolate mSacLep1 chromosome 1, mSacLep1_pri_phased_curated, whole genome shotgun sequence:
- the LOC136394085 gene encoding olfactory receptor 52N2, which produces MSGVNGSSLTPKFFILNGVPGLEAAHVWFSLLFCFMYIIAVLGNCGLIYLISHEEALHQPMYYFLALLSFTDVALCTTTVPNMLCIFWFNLKKIYFNACLTQMFFVHVLTAMESGVLMLMALDRYVAICYPLRYSTILTNPVITKAGLVTFLRGVILIIPFTFLTKRLPYCQGNFIPHTYCDHMSVAKVSCGNFKVNAIYGLLAALLIGGFDICCISVSYTMILRAVLSLSSSDARHKAFSTCTSHICAIVITYVPAFFTFFTHRFGGHNIPHHIHIIVANLYLLLPPSMNPTVYGFKTKQIRECVIKFLLGDKVVFTQEK; this is translated from the coding sequence ATGTCTGGAGTCAATGGCTCCAGCCTGACCCCTAAATTCTTTATCTTGAATGGTGTTCCTGGGCTGGAAGCTGCACATGTCTGGTTCTCTCTGCTATTCTGCTTCATGTACATCATTGCTGTCCTGGGAAATTGTGGGCTCATCTACCTCATCAGCCATGAGGAGGCCCTGCACCAGCCCATGTACTATTTCCTGGCCCTACTCTCCTTCACAGATGTTGCCTTGTGTACCACCACTGTCCCCAATATGCTGTGCATATTCTGGTTCAACCTCAAGAAGATTTACTTCAATGCCTGCCTGACCCAGATGTTTTTTGTCCACGTGCTGACTGCGATGGAGTCTGGGGTGCTCATGCTCATGGCCCTGGACCGATATGTGGCCATCTGCTACCCTTTACGTTATTCCACCATCCTCACCAACCCTGTCATCACCAAAGCTGGTCTTGTCACCTTTCTGAGGGGTGTCATTCTCATCATCCCATTCACCTTCCTCACTAAGCGCCTGCCCTATTGCCAGGGCAACTTTATTCCCCATACCTACTGTGACCACATGTCTGTTGCTAAGGTGTCCTGTGGCAATTTCAAAGTCAATGCTATTTATGGTCTCTTGGCAGCCCTTCTGATTGGGGGCTTTGATATCTGCTGCATTTCTGTGTCTTACACTATGATCTTGAGGGCAGTGCTAAGTCTGTCATCCTCAGATGCTCGTCACAAAGCCTTTAGTACCTGTACATCTCATATCTGTGCCATTGTGATCACTTATGTCCcagcttttttcactttttttacccACCGTTTTGGAGGGCACAATATCCCACACCACATACACATCATTGTGGCCAACCTTTATCTGCTACTACCCCCTTCAATGAACCCAACTGTTTATGGATTTAAAACCAAACAGATTCGGGAATGTGTGATCAAATTTTTACTTGGAGACAAAGTTGTCtttacccaagaaaaataa